In Methanobrevibacter sp. V74, the sequence CCCATGAAGAACATCAAAAAATCATCGATATTTTAGTTGATGAAGTTGATGGCAGGGTTGATACTGTAGCAGGCACAGGAAGTAATGCAACTTCTGAGGCCATTTCTTTAACTAAATATGCTTATGATGCTGGAGCAGACTCTGCATTATTAATCACTCCATATTACAACAAACCACAACAACACGCAATGATTGAACATTACAGAACTGTTGCTGAAGCAGCTGATATTTCAATTATTGCATATAATGTACCCTCCCGTACTGGAATTAATATGGATGTTGAAACTATTGTAGAATTGGCTAAAATTGATGGTGTTGACGCTGTTAAAGAAGCTAGTGGAAGTGTTGATAAAGTATCCGACATTTACAGATCACTTACTTTGGAAGGACTTGAAGATGATTTCAATATTCTTTCAGGCGAGGATTCATTGACTTTACCTCTCATGGCTGTAGGAGCAACTGGGGTAATTTCTGCTTCTGCTAATGTTGATGCTAGAAGAATGGTTTTAATGGTTGACAGTATCTTAAATGATGATTATACAAGAGCTATGGAACTTCACTATGAAATGCTTGAATTAATCAGAGCATTATTTATTGAAAGTAATCCGGTTCCTGTTAAAACCGCAATGAATATTATGGGATTGCCAGCGGGACCTTTAAGACAACCGTTAGGCGAAATGAAAGAAGAAAATGTTGAAATTCTTAAAAAAGCATTGAAAGACTCAGAATTAATTTAAACAGGTAATAATATGATTAAAGTAGCCGTAACTGGAGCATCAGGAAGAATGGGCTCTGGAATTATTAAAAAAATCACAGAACAGGATGATATGGAAGTAGTTGCAGCTATTGAAATGCCTAACACTCCTCTTGCAGGAAAAGATGCTGGTCTTCAAGCTGGAATTGGGGAAATTGGTGTTGAAATTGTCGGTTCTGAAAAATTAGAAGAAACTTTAAAAGCAACAGACTCTGATGTATTGGTTGATTTCACTATTGCTCCTGCAGCAGTTGAAACTATTAAAATCGCAACTTCTTGTGGTGTTGGAATTGTTGTAGGCACTACTGGATTTAGTGAAGAGCAAATGCAATCAAACATTAATAATGTTAAAAAAAACAATGTTCCGGCAGTTATTTCTTCAAACATGTCTATTGGAGTCAATGTATTCTTCAATACTTTAAAGAAATTAGCTCCATTGTTATATGATTTCGATATTGAAATTATTGAAGCTCACCACAACCAGAAAAAGGACGCTCCATCCGGAACAGCTATGACTGCATTCGAAGTTATTGCTGAAGAATTAGGCAGGGACACTGAAGAAGTTGGAGTTTATGGAAGGCATGGTTTAGTTGGAAAAAGAACTCCTGAAGAAATTGGAGTTCATGCTATCCGTGGCGGAGATATTGTTGGTGATCATACTGTGATGTTTGTCGGTGATGGGGAGAGAATTGAACTCAAACATCAAGCACATTCAAGAGAAGTATTTATTGCTGGGGTAATTAAAGCTATTAGATACATTCCAAATGCTGAAACTGGTGTTGTTAGTAGCATGAATGATGTTATAGGATTAGACTAGGTGTTAAATATGGTTAATGTAGGAATACTTGGAGCAACTGGGATGGTAGGTCAAAGATTTATACAATTGCTTGAAAATCATCCAGATTTTGAAGTTACAGCTTTAGCAGCATCTTCTAGGTCTGCGGGTAAAAGATATGAGGATGCCACTACTTGGTATATGGATAATGAAATGCCCGAGTCTGTAAAAGACATAGAGGTCATTGAAACTAATCCTGAATCTATGGATGATGATGTGGATATTGTATTTTCATCTCTTCCAGCCGATTTTGCACTTACTGTTGAGAAGGAATTTGCAAAAAATTATGTTGTTGCAAGTAATGCCAGTGCACATAGAATGAATAATAACATTCCATTAGTAATTCCTGAAGTCAATCCTGAATGTTTAGACATGATTGATGCTCAACAAAAGGAAAATGACTGGGATGGATTCATTGTAACTAATCCAAATTGTTCTACTATTGCTTTAGCTTTAACATTAAAACCTATTGTTGATAATTTCGATGTTAAATCGGTTAGAGTGTCAACTATGCAGGCTGTCTCTGGTGCAGGTTATAATGGTGTTCCATCAATGGCTATTGTTGATAATCTTGTTCCTTACATAGGAGGGGAAGAAGAAAAAATGGAAAGCGAATCACTTTATTTGCTTGGATCATATGATGGAAATGATGTAGT encodes:
- the dapA gene encoding 4-hydroxy-tetrahydrodipicolinate synthase, whose product is MNFEGTYVAMVTPFTENKEIDEDGFRSNINYLIEKGVSGLVGAGTTGESATVTHEEHQKIIDILVDEVDGRVDTVAGTGSNATSEAISLTKYAYDAGADSALLITPYYNKPQQHAMIEHYRTVAEAADISIIAYNVPSRTGINMDVETIVELAKIDGVDAVKEASGSVDKVSDIYRSLTLEGLEDDFNILSGEDSLTLPLMAVGATGVISASANVDARRMVLMVDSILNDDYTRAMELHYEMLELIRALFIESNPVPVKTAMNIMGLPAGPLRQPLGEMKEENVEILKKALKDSELI
- the dapB gene encoding 4-hydroxy-tetrahydrodipicolinate reductase, with translation MIKVAVTGASGRMGSGIIKKITEQDDMEVVAAIEMPNTPLAGKDAGLQAGIGEIGVEIVGSEKLEETLKATDSDVLVDFTIAPAAVETIKIATSCGVGIVVGTTGFSEEQMQSNINNVKKNNVPAVISSNMSIGVNVFFNTLKKLAPLLYDFDIEIIEAHHNQKKDAPSGTAMTAFEVIAEELGRDTEEVGVYGRHGLVGKRTPEEIGVHAIRGGDIVGDHTVMFVGDGERIELKHQAHSREVFIAGVIKAIRYIPNAETGVVSSMNDVIGLD
- the asd gene encoding aspartate-semialdehyde dehydrogenase gives rise to the protein MVNVGILGATGMVGQRFIQLLENHPDFEVTALAASSRSAGKRYEDATTWYMDNEMPESVKDIEVIETNPESMDDDVDIVFSSLPADFALTVEKEFAKNYVVASNASAHRMNNNIPLVIPEVNPECLDMIDAQQKENDWDGFIVTNPNCSTIALALTLKPIVDNFDVKSVRVSTMQAVSGAGYNGVPSMAIVDNLVPYIGGEEEKMESESLYLLGSYDGNDVVRADFKLSASCHRVPVIDGHTEAVFIDLADEFEIDDVKDNMANFKGLPQELNLFSAPENPVIVKEESDRPQPRMDRNGGDGMSVTVGRLRKDAAFDNSFKYILVGHNTIRGAAGASILNAELINDKIL